The following are from one region of the Salvia splendens isolate huo1 chromosome 2, SspV2, whole genome shotgun sequence genome:
- the LOC121764927 gene encoding LOW QUALITY PROTEIN: putative pectinesterase/pectinesterase inhibitor 22 (The sequence of the model RefSeq protein was modified relative to this genomic sequence to represent the inferred CDS: deleted 2 bases in 1 codon), whose product MRYSINEARSAIDKITTFNTLSITYREQLAVEDCKELLDLSVSELAWSLPEMNNIRAGRKTPHSDGNLKAWLSAALRNQDTCLEGFEGTDRRLQRFVRGSLTQVTQLIGNVLTLYTQMHGLPFKPPRKNATEDPIYPGFPEWMTDGDKALIASGPTGMHVDAVVALDGSGKYRSIGQAILEAPDHSNRRYVIYVKKGVYLENIDMKKKTNIMLVGDGIGQTVITGDRNFMQGWTTFRTGTVAVSGKGFIARDITFRNTAGPENHQGGVALRVDSDQSAFFRCSMEGYQDTLYAHSLRQFYRECSISGTIDFIFGHQCKIFTREPLPLQKVTITAQGRKDPHQSTGFTIQDSYVYATRLTYLGRPWKQYSRTVYINTYMSSMVQPRGWLEWYEDFALGTLWYGEYRNYGPGAAVSGRVRWPGYHIIRDAATAGFFTVGRFLDGMAWLPATGVKFSVGLSN is encoded by the exons ATGCGTTACTCGATCAACGAGGCTCGGTCCGCCATCGACAAGATCACGACGTTCAACACGCTCTCCATAACCTACCGCGAGCAGCTGGCCGTGGAGGACTGCAAGGAGCTCCTCGACTTGTCGGTGTCCGAGCTCGCATGGTCCTTGCCGGAGATGAACAACATCCGCGCCGGCCGCAAAACCCCTCACTCGGACGGAAACCTCAAGGCCTGGCTGAGCGCCGCCCTCCGCAACCAGGACACCTGCCTCGAAGGGTTCGAGGGCACCGACCGCCGCCTCCAGCGCTTCGTGCGGGGCAGCCTCACGCAGGTCACGCAGCTCATCGGCAATGTGTTAACTCTCTACACGCAGATGCACGGCCTGCCTTTCAAGCCGCCGAGGAAGAATGCAACGGAAGATCCCATTTATCCGGGCTTCCCGGAATGGATGACTGATGGCGATAAGGCGCTCATTGCCTCCGGCCCCACCGGGATGCACGTCGACGCAGTGGTGGCGCTAGACGGCAGCGGGAAGTACCGGTCGATCGGGCAGGCGATTTTGGAAGCGCCGGATCATAGCAACCGGAGGTATGTGATCTACGTGAAGAAAGGGGTTTACCTTGAGAATATCGACATGAAGAAGAAGACTAATATTATGCTTGTCGGAGATGGTATCGGCCAAACTGTTATCACCGGCGACCGCAATTTCATGCAGGGATGGACTACTTTTCGAACTGGCACTGTTG CTGTTTCGGGGAAGGGATTCATAGCGAGAGACATAACATTCCGAAACACGGCAGGGCCAGAGAACCACCAG GGTGGGGTGGCCCTGCGTGTGGACTCGGACCAATCGGCCTTCTTCAGGTGCAGCATGGAGGGGTACCAAGACACCCTCTACGCTCACTCCCTCAGGCAGTTCTACCGCGAGTGCAGCATCTCGGGCACCATCGACTTCATCTTTGGCCATCAGTGCAAGATCTTCACGAGGGAGCCGCTGCCGCTGCAGAAGGTGACCATCACTGCGCAGGGGCGGAAGGACCCGCACCAGAGCACTGGCTTCACCATCCAGGACAGCTACGTGTACGCGACGCGCCTCACCTACCTCGGCCGCCCCTGGAAGCAGTACTCCCGGACGGTCTACATCAACACTTACATGAGCTCCATGGTGCAGCCCAGAGGCTGGCTTGAGTGGTATGAGGATTTCGCTTTGGGCACTCTCTGGTATGGTGAGTACCGGAATTACGGCCCAGGGGCTGCGGTTTCCGGCAGGGTGAGGTGGCCCGGTTACCATATCATCAGGGATGCTGCCACCGCAGGTTTCTTCACCGTCGGCCGTTTTCTCGACGGGATGGCGTGGCTTCCCGCTACTGGCGTCAAGTTCTCTGTCGGCTTATCCAATTAG
- the LOC121764918 gene encoding probable pectinesterase/pectinesterase inhibitor 58, which yields MGQDGPKKIAIISLCSLLLVAIIVAVLFAGHDTASNKKVKPNTSQKAIAAICQTTDYHDTCFKSLDGQNTSDPKQLIQAAMHSTIIYLRTALQNSTALKQAQTDPRARAALDDCSELANLAIHDLDRSFTKFSQFDITNVDDILMELKTWISGAITHQETCLDGFEKVDSDAGAQMKQLLNASMEMTSNSLAMVAEISIFLETSMGIQGTSSSRRLLSQQDLVVEEHESWIDAVKRRFLTAPAAKIRPDIIVAKDGSGRFKTINEALFHIPKNNNKTFVLYIKEGVYPEQVMINTSFTNLMIMGDGPTKTRITGNLNFVDGVGTYRTATVAVQGDDFIARDIGFENSAGAVKLQAVALRASSDRSIYYNCHIDAYQDSLYAHVYRQFYKDCVISGTIDFVFGDSASVFQDCTLLFRKPLANQQNIVTAQGRQDPRQPTGLVLQNCTFKADAELEPVKHQVKSYLGRPWKEFSRTIIMESFLDDFIQPDGWMPWEGEFGLQTLFYTEFNNRGPAAPKAQRVKWPGVKELPPARIKRFTAGEFLDGNRWIPKQKVPYAAGFIFPVPKEDPNIKYSPASTEETKDLGAVAERKKKLPPPQPQAPAAAPGSNPQSSIAASPMQAASPYPLGYGTDAAAPVGNWDSETGELLIDLSPAPASEAPILPPAESPRAVSLRITPALTPTAAASPPATTPAASSPPSVSLRITPALTPTAAASPPATTPAASSPPAVSLRITPALTPTAAASPPAITPAASSPPAVSLRITPALTPTAAASPPAITPAASSPPAVSLRITPALTPTAAASPPAITPAASSPPAAVPSVSPKGSPASAPAPKAPAAPSPSGGLAPPPKRDSPAGPPESKLSPQAAEAPTFTDGL from the exons ATGGGCCAAGATGGGCCGAAAAAGATTGCAATAATCAGCTTGTGTTCTCTCCTCCTGGTGGCGATCATCGTGGCAGTTCTTTTCGCCGGCCACGACACCGCTAGCAATAAAAAGGTCAAACCAAACACTTCGCAGAAGGCCATCGCAGCCATCTGCCAAACCACCGATTACCATGACACCTGTTTCAAAAGCCTCGACGGCCAAAACACCTCCGACCCCAAACAGCTCATCCAGGCTGCCATGCACTCCACCATCATTTACCTCAGAACCGCCCTCCAAAACTCCACCGCTCTCAAACAAGCCCAGACCGACCCCCGCGCCCGCGCTGCTCTAGACGACTGCAGCGAGCTTGCCAACCTCGCCATCCACGATCTCGACAGATCCTTCACCAAGTTCAGCCAGTTCGACATCACCAACGTCGACGACATCCTCATGGAGCTCAAGACATGGATCAGCGGCGCCATCACGCACCAGGAGACCTGCCTCGATGGATTCGAGAAGGTCGACAGCGACGCCGGGGCGCAGATGAAGCAACTGCTCAACGCCTCCATGGAGATGACCAGCAACTCGCTTGCTATGGTTGCCGAGATCTCCATTTTTCTCGAGACCAGCATGGGCATCCAAGGCACCAGCAGTAGCCGCCGTCTCCTCTCCCAGCAAGACCTTGTTGTGGAGGAGCACGAAAGCTGGATTGACGCCGTGAAGCGGAGGTTCCTCACCGCCCCAGCAGCCAAGATTAGGCCGGACATCATCGTGGCCAAGGACGGCAGCGGCAGGTTCAAAACCATCAATGAAGCTCTCTTCCACATCCCTAAGAACAACAATAAAACATTCGTGCTCTACATCAAAGAGGGCGTTTACCCAGAGCAAGTGATGATCAACACCTCCTTCACGAACCTCATGATCATGGGCGACGGCCCCACCAAGACCAGGATCACTGGAAACTTGAATTTCGTAGACGGAGTTGGCACCTACAGAACCGCAACCGTTG CCGTGCAAGGGGATGATTTCATAGCGAGAGACATAGGCTTCGAGAACTCAGCGGGCGCGGTGAAGCTCCAAGCCGTAGCGCTGCGCGCAAGCTCAGACAGATCCATATACTACAACTGCCACATTGATGCCTACCAAGACAGCCTCTACGCGCACGTCTACCGCCAATTCTACAAAGACTGCGTGATATCCGGCACGATCGACTTCGTCTTCGGCGACAGCGCTTCCGTCTTCCAAGACTGCACGCTGCTGTTCCGGAAGCCATTAGCCAACCAGCAAAACATCGTGACGGCTCAAGGCAGGCAGGACCCGAGGCAGCCGACGGGGCTGGTGCTCCAAAACTGCACGTTCAAAGCGGATGCGGAGCTGGAGCCGGTCAAGCACCAGGTCAAGTCGTACCTGGGCAGGCCGTGGAAGGAATTCTCGAGGACCATCATCATGGAGTCGTTCCTCGACGACTTCATCCAGCCCGACGGATGGATGCCGTGGGAAGGCGAATTTGGTCTTCAAACCCTCTTCTACACCGAATTCAACAACAGAGGGCCGGCTGCACCCAAGGCGCAGCGCGTCAAATGGCCGGGCGTGAAGGAGCTGCCGCCGGCTCGTATCAAGCGTTTCACGGCAGGGGAGTTTCTAGATGGAAACCGGTGGATACCGAAGCAGAAGGTGCCATACGCAGCGGGATTCATCTTCCCTGTGCCTAAGGAAGATCCCAACATTAAATACTCCCCTGCTTCGACAGAGGAGACCAAAGATTTGGGAGCGGTTgcggaaagaaagaaaaaacttcCACCACCTCAACCTCAGGCACCTGCTGCTGCTCCAGGTTCCAATCCACAGTCAAGCATAGCAGCCTCACCGATGCAAGCCGCCTCGCCTTACCCTCTCGGCTACGGCACAGACGCCGCGGCTCCTGTTGGCAATTGGGATTCGGAAACTGGGGAATTGCTGATAGATCTCTCTCCAGCTCCGGCTTCAGAAGCTCCGATTCTCCCTCCTGCAGAGTCTCCTCGAGCTGTTTCTTTGAGGATTACACCGGCTCTGACTCCAACGGCTGCTGCATCGCCGCCAGCAACCACTCCAGCAGCGTCGTCCCCTCCATCTGTTTCTCTGAGGATTACACCGGCTTTGACTCCAACGGCTGCTGCATCGCCGCCAGCAACCACTCCAGCAGCGTCGTCCCCTCCAGCTGTTTCTCTGAGGATTACACCGGCTTTGACTCCGACGGCTGCTGCATCGCCGCCAGCAATCACTCCAGCAGCGTCGTCCCCTCCAGCTGTTTCTCTGAGGATTACTCCGGCTTTGACTCCAACGGCTGCTGCATCACCGCCAGCAATCACTCCAGCAGCGTCGTCCCCTCCAGCTGTTTCTCTGAGGATTACACCGGCTTTGACTCCGACGGCTGCTGCATCGCCGCCAGCAATCACTCCAGCAGCGTCGTCTCCTCCAGCTGCTGTGCCATCTGTTTCTCCCAAGGGCAGTCCGGCTTCAGCGCCTGCGCCAAAGGCACCTGCTGCTCCTTCACCTAGCGGTGGTTTGGCGCCGCCTCCTAAGAGGGATTCCCCGGCGGGGCCTCCTGAATCAAAGCTGTCACCTCAGGCGGCTGAAGCTCCCACTTTTACCGACGGATTATAG